The window gtatatagtatatatatgttCGTTCAGTTGAATTCAGGCTATCCTGAATTCAAGTTCCATCCTGGAATTCAGTTTAGAAACCTTCACTTGACACAACCTGCtatgaactttaaaaaaaagtgttcaaCAATTGGCTGGTTagcatgttccacactcccacaaaccTCTGAGACCTGCCCCAACCCTGAAAACCTACCGCAAAGTTTTGTAAATAGAAGCTCTTAATTGAAGTTGGGGAGgaataatgaaaaacaagacaatctcacccagctgttcaAAATCACAAACCTTCCTGATGTACGTCTCACACAAACAAcctcttttttcacatttggtCTCGTGCGTCCTACCTCCATCCCATCTCCACCTGTACAGCTGCCTCCTAGTCACCTCTCACTCTGCAGTCCAGAACGTTTCATTCTTAAAGTACTCCGACTCACAAAGCGTCTGATTTTTGCATGCCATTATTCACTGTGAAAAGGGCAGAGCAGTGCACATATCAGATCAGTCATAAAAAGACATATTTCATCACCTAGATAAGGCTTTTTCTAAGAATCTGGATGTGCCATAAGCACTAAACAACTGGAAAAGGCAATCATGTATAAACAGTTTCTTGTTGTCAAATAATTATACATTTGCATCTGTTTTACAAAACCACAGCTCCTTTTCCCTGAAAGTAAACCTTTCCCATTTTTAATCTTGTGTAATAATGTTGAATCTTTGCACTGTGCAGCGTAAGCAGCACTTTGCTTaagaagtaaaatgtttttgtaactgTATAGGTAAATCCATGAATACATTCACGTGGGTTACTATAGCATATGTCCTTTTTTGCTTTCGCATTTTCCTGAACAGGACAAACATTTCAGTTAATGTGTTCCATAGGCAGGCAAAGGCAAGTCACACCGTTCATGAAAAGGGTCAAAATGACCGAAACACCCAGTGCTGCATATATTTCGAGTTCACTAATCATTTACAGCTGGGAGAGGTCCTAGCTGGTTTATGTTCAGTGAGCATTGGCACTTCATTGTAATGTGCTACAAAGCCATGATGAGTATCCCCCCCTTTTTGCTAACACAAAGATCTGAGCCCTGCTAACACGCGGGCAACCACATGCTGACATTGCTCTATTAAACTGAAAGCCAAACCGTGTGATGTCACACGGGCCACGTTCACACACTTCGGCTCCCTCTGAGAAAAAACACTTCCCGCCAGTTCTTTCAATGGGTACGATGCAAAAATGGAATTCGGATCTGGATCTGTATCAAGTAACGTCTGTCGAAATGACAGCTCGATTGCATTACTTCATAGAAGTACTGGAATAATGCTTCTTAGATTTCCGAAACTGTCGGCCAATTTACAGCCACAGCTACTGCAATGCaattcattatttattcatGGTTAATCTGCCCCAGGGGTGAAGTGTGGCGGCATTCTCTCCGCGCCGAACGGCAACATATCGAGCCCCAACTTCCCGGGGCTGTACCCCTGCGACACCGAGTGCGTCTGGCTCATCGTGGTGGCAGAGGGCTCTTCCGTCCTGCTGACGTTTCACCACTTCGAGCTGGAATACCACGCCGACTGTGCCTACGACTACGTGCAGATTTACAACGGGGCCTCCCAGGACCAAGGCAACCTCCTGGGGACGTTCTGTGGGGAGAACCCCCCTCCGCCGTTCACCTCGGCCTGGCACGTCATGTCCATCGTCTTCCGCTCGGATAGACACGTGGCACACAGCGGCTTCTCTGTGGGATACAGGAAAGGTAAGCGAAGGTGTGACAGGAATTAATCAATCCTTTCATTGGCTGATTGCTCAGGTTGCACGTTCTTACCTGCAATTGATCGATTGGTTGGTTGCTTGGTTGACAGGCCGTGGGCAGGCTTTTACCTTTGTAAAATGGCCTCCTTCATTAACTAAGTAAAACGTAACTAAGTGTTGGttgtaatgttttgtttaaagccCACACAAGACATACCCAGATCTGGCCGGGATACTGTCCCATATCTTTTATCGTTTTCAGGGTCAAATTGGTGTACAGGTGTAGCTCACAGTAAAGTACAGCCTTTTGTTTCTTCGGTACTTCTTTCAATGACTTATACACTCTGACCTTGACACTAAAATTAAAGCATTAATAAGTGATGAATAAAAGTAGCCATACCAAGAGTGCAGTATTGAGGCTCGCCATTCTTTAGGGCTTCAGGTGGCATTGTACAACTCAAGAAACCAGGGTTTGCATCCCGTGAAACACTATTCTCATGGTGAATATCCAGCGAATTATTTTTTTGCCCTTTTAAGAATATTAGGCTTTTGCAGTCTCGGGCGGGAAGTGTAAAGCACATGATAGCTTCTGCTCTTACATGTTCTTAACATTTCAGCCAATTCTGGGCTGCAGGGGAGCAGGAGCAacaagtgcaaggcagggtcacaccctggataggatacCTCCCCATTagaggacacactgacacagacacacatgcacCAGGGCTACCTTTTCCAGGAGTCacttaacctgccagcatgtctctggactgcggGAGGGAGCCTGGGCACAGAATCACATGAAAGGACAATGAATTCACCCCTAAATACACACCTAGTGTTCTCCTCTTGTATCGTATTATTGAAGCACTTGTCGGTAAAGAGGCTGCACACACAGTCACCCTCCTCTGCTGGCAACTCTTGGCAGATGTGTGTGGCGGAGTGCTCACGGGGCTGTCCGGCACCATATCCAGCCCCGACTACCCCGACAGCTACCCCAACAACGCCGAGTGCTCCTGGACGGTCCACGTCTCCAACCGCACGGTGGTCAGCCTGGTCTTCCTCGACTTCCAGCTGGAGAACAACGAGCAGTGCGAGTTCGACTACGTGGCTGTGTTCGACGGCCCCACCGCGAGGCACAGGCCGCTCGGCAACTACTGCGGCAGCGAGACCCCCCCCAGCGCCGTGTCCAGCTCCAACCGGCTGCTGGTGGTCTTCCGATCGGACTTCAACATCGGAGGCCGGGGCTTCAAAGCGTACTACTACTCCGGTGAGTCAGGAGCGGGCCCGCGGGACACAGGGGGAGTTCGCACCTGCTGGTTTGAGGTGTGGGGGCTTGCGTAGGTGTCGCGCAAGGCGAAGCCGTGCGGAGTTGGATTCCCGAGGCTTGCTTTGCTTTTCGACAAGTCGGCGGACAGATAACTAGTGCAGAGGCCGAGGCAGCGCTGAAACGGCATTTTGCAGGACTCCATCAAGGTGGAGAGGTGGAGACCCTTGCTGTGCCAGACCCGTCTTACTTCCGACCGGTGGACAGCCCATCAATCACTCATCTTGCTTTCCTCCTCTGTACAAGTTTGATTGTGTTTACTGTTTCAAATCCCCCgatcttttttggggggagggagggtttttttttcagaatagaAGAAATAAAGACAGAACAATCCCACGTTTCAACCTCCACCTAACCCACCCCCCCTCAGTGGCACCTCCCTATACCTCTGTCACTCCTAAAGCCCCCCTGAAATAAGCTCAGTGTCCGAACAGCAGTGAGCTCCTCATGGAGAATCCAGTCTTACCAGGGGAGGGAGTGGGAGGGTCCTACTCTAGTGCCAACATCTTTTTTTACTGCagaattttgaaatgcaggggGAAAACCAGCAGATCTTCACGGCCCACAAGGGGAATTTCACCATGGATCTGCCCCAACGAAACTGTCCTCCTCTCGTTTGAGACCTGTCTTCTGTTCATGTGGCTGTCGCAGAGGACCCGAGAAGCTGACAGTTTAACAACTGAATGGTAGTGCAACCCGACACACCTCTTTCCTCTTTCTGGCCTAGGGTACCGAGTGGTCAAGACGCATTGATGTGAAGTggtgttggtgttgtgttttgcACACAAGAGGGGACACCAACGTGGGAGAGCAGGAGCTCTGTAGCACCAGGAGAGGAAATGCAGAGGCTTCCACTCTGGAGCCAACATCTGTTCACCTGCGGTGTCTTTATTATGTCCAAACACAGGGGAATGCCAGCAGATCTTCACAGCCATAAAGGGGAATTTCAGCAGCCCCCAGTATCCCGACATCTACCCCAACAACATCAACTGCCACTGGACGGTGAGTCTGGCCGCGGGGTACCGGGTCAAGCTGTACGCCGCGGACATGGAGCTGGAGGACAGGAACAGCCTCACGGACGCCTGCGACTACGACTCCCTGGCTGTTCACGACGGGAGCAGCCAACGGGACCCCCTGCTGGGGAGGTGGTGCGGGGCCGAAATGCCGCCGCCCCTGCTTTCCCAAAGCAACAAGCTCCTCGTCGTCCTGAACACTGACCGGAACGCGGCTTACAGGGGCTTCTCCCTCTCCTACATAGGTGGTGAGTCTCGGTTAAAGGCATCCGGGGGGCCGAATAGGCAGGGGCCAGTCTGCGCTTTGAAGGGTATTTGCCGCCTGGTAGGGTATTGGGGTTCTAATTCTATATATTGCTTTCAAGCTGAATAGCCGCGAAAGCAGAGTAAAAATACGCATCAACCTTTTCAGATATGATAAGCCTCAGATGAGCCACTTCTAAAACTTGGTGACAATAAAAGAAACTGCTTGACCAGGACTGCTGTTCAAATGGAACTCCAGGTATGCACGAGATATACCCAAATCAGGACTTTATTTTCCTAAAGACCTTTTGCGTCTTGTGACTGTAGAGCAGAGAAGCATCCTGAGGCTGACTGCACGCCTTCTAGAGCTGTGCCTGACTGCTGCccgtgtgtttctgtgtgtccaAGTGGTCCCGGTCAACGTGAGCTGCAGCAGGACTGACTTCCAAATCCAGATTTCCCAGCAGGCTCTGCCCCAGCTAGACCGCTACAGTGTGTATCTGGGGAACCCCAGCTGTGCCGCGCAGATGACAGCAACCACCTTCAAAATTATAGCCAGGTTTGTCACCTGCGGCACAGAGTCTCAGGTGAGTCCTTGGTGTTTACCCACCTGCTGAGTGGTGCTTCCTCTTTCCAGTATCAGTGCCAGG is drawn from Lepisosteus oculatus isolate fLepOcu1 chromosome 9, fLepOcu1.hap2, whole genome shotgun sequence and contains these coding sequences:
- the cdcp2 gene encoding CUB domain-containing protein 2; amino-acid sequence: MSFRIAVLIPFLSAINQAVPKKGVKCGGILSAPNGNISSPNFPGLYPCDTECVWLIVVAEGSSVLLTFHHFELEYHADCAYDYVQIYNGASQDQGNLLGTFCGENPPPPFTSAWHVMSIVFRSDRHVAHSGFSVGYRKDVCGGVLTGLSGTISSPDYPDSYPNNAECSWTVHVSNRTVVSLVFLDFQLENNEQCEFDYVAVFDGPTARHRPLGNYCGSETPPSAVSSSNRLLVVFRSDFNIGGRGFKAYYYSGECQQIFTAIKGNFSSPQYPDIYPNNINCHWTVSLAAGYRVKLYAADMELEDRNSLTDACDYDSLAVHDGSSQRDPLLGRWCGAEMPPPLLSQSNKLLVVLNTDRNAAYRGFSLSYIGVVPVNVSCSRTDFQIQISQQALPQLDRYSVYLGNPSCAAQMTATTFKIIARFVTCGTESQRRRNVTVMVNTLYVDFSDGQQENIQEYEVQCEPRHKEASINLISGDDRYRLNQLTERTDTNTEDADSSNADVRGQDTSDIVFISICVLAGILMLIAIIGLVLL